A window of Xylophilus sp. GW821-FHT01B05 contains these coding sequences:
- a CDS encoding esterase-like activity of phytase family protein translates to MNRSSVLPTCAAILAVTAAMLGLPAQAQTDGPAAFTATLAGHAVLPAQSFIPAPKDAPADLQASGKFTTGKRVDKIGSVEGQSFGRPTGVSLPFKGQPLQGDSGIKHMADGSFWVITDNGAGSKANSPDFMLYLNHYKLDFKGGKFQHLGTIFLHDPDKKVPFRIVHEGSQQRYLTGSDFDTESFQFANGALWIGDEFGPFLIKADLKGKVLAVYDTLVDGKVVRSPDHPAITTPGLPGGTVDFQIKRSKGFEGMASSPDGSKLYALLEGPVWNAEAKEFEKVEGKEVLRVLEFDTHAGQWTGRSWKYPLEASGNAIGDFNLIDATTGLIIERDDGEGTADKACPAGQKGSDCFPTIAKFKRVYKIELSEANVGSLVRKIGYIDLLNIQDPQKLARKPLNDGVLKFPFFTIENVDVVDATHIVVGNDNNLPFSSSREPNQADDNEMVLLEVGEFLKAR, encoded by the coding sequence ATGAACCGCTCCAGCGTTCTTCCCACCTGCGCCGCCATATTGGCCGTTACCGCCGCCATGCTGGGCCTGCCGGCCCAGGCCCAGACGGATGGGCCGGCCGCTTTCACCGCCACGCTCGCCGGCCACGCCGTGCTGCCGGCGCAAAGCTTTATCCCCGCCCCCAAAGACGCCCCGGCCGATCTGCAGGCCAGCGGCAAGTTCACCACCGGCAAGCGGGTAGACAAAATCGGCAGCGTCGAAGGCCAGTCCTTTGGCCGCCCGACCGGCGTGTCGCTGCCCTTCAAGGGCCAGCCGCTGCAGGGCGACTCGGGCATCAAGCACATGGCCGATGGCAGCTTCTGGGTCATCACCGACAACGGTGCCGGCAGCAAGGCCAACTCGCCCGACTTCATGCTCTACCTGAACCACTACAAGCTGGACTTCAAGGGCGGCAAGTTCCAGCACCTGGGCACCATCTTTTTGCACGACCCGGACAAGAAGGTGCCGTTTCGCATCGTCCACGAAGGCAGCCAGCAGCGCTACCTGACGGGTTCTGACTTTGACACCGAGAGCTTCCAGTTCGCCAACGGCGCGCTGTGGATCGGCGACGAGTTCGGCCCCTTCCTGATCAAGGCCGACCTGAAGGGCAAGGTGCTGGCGGTGTACGACACGCTGGTGGACGGCAAGGTGGTGCGCTCGCCCGATCACCCGGCCATCACCACGCCCGGCCTGCCCGGTGGCACGGTGGATTTCCAGATCAAACGCTCCAAGGGCTTCGAGGGCATGGCCTCGTCGCCCGACGGCAGCAAGCTCTACGCGCTGCTGGAAGGCCCGGTGTGGAACGCCGAGGCCAAGGAGTTCGAGAAGGTGGAGGGCAAGGAAGTGCTGCGCGTGCTGGAATTTGACACCCACGCCGGCCAATGGACCGGCCGCTCGTGGAAGTACCCGCTGGAGGCCAGCGGCAACGCCATTGGCGACTTCAACCTGATCGACGCGACCACGGGTTTGATCATCGAGCGCGACGACGGCGAAGGCACGGCCGACAAGGCCTGCCCCGCCGGCCAGAAGGGCAGCGACTGCTTCCCCACCATCGCCAAGTTCAAGCGCGTCTACAAGATCGAGCTGAGCGAAGCCAACGTCGGCAGCCTGGTGCGCAAGATCGGCTACATCGACCTGCTCAACATTCAAGACCCGCAAAAGCTCGCGCGCAAGCCGCTGAATGACGGCGTGCTCAAGTTCCCCTTCTTCACCATCGAGAACGTCGACGTGGTGGACGCCACCCACATCGTCGTCGGCAACGACAACAACCTGCCCTTCTCCAGCAGTCGTGAGCCCAACCAGGCGGATGACAACGAGATGGTGTTGCTGGAGGTGGGAGAGTTTCTGAAGGCGCGGTGA
- a CDS encoding LysR family transcriptional regulator, whose product MDLKLLTIFDEVYKTRSVSRAGENLGMPQSSISIALARLRRHFGDPLFVRTSDGMQPTPHAIALVAPIRQALELLRGITRQQALFDPASAQRCFRICMTDITHLALLPSLINRLGEIAPAINVEITHISAQTPKMLESGEADLAVGFMPQLEAGFYQQKLFEQHFSCVVRQDHPRVRARLTQNMFKRESHVIVTAVGTGHNLVEEELERIGVRRNVTLRLPNFLGIGALVSNTDLIVTVPHRVAETLRRIAAVKVLPPPFDLPGFPIKQHWHDRYQQDPANRWLRSVISDLFLES is encoded by the coding sequence ATGGACCTGAAGCTGCTCACCATCTTTGATGAGGTTTACAAGACACGCAGCGTGTCGCGCGCGGGCGAGAACCTGGGCATGCCGCAGTCGTCCATCAGCATTGCGCTGGCCAGGCTGCGGCGGCACTTTGGCGACCCGCTCTTTGTGCGCACGTCAGACGGCATGCAGCCGACACCGCACGCCATTGCACTGGTCGCGCCGATCCGGCAGGCCCTGGAACTGTTGCGCGGCATCACCCGGCAGCAGGCGCTGTTCGATCCTGCGAGCGCGCAGCGCTGCTTTCGCATCTGCATGACCGACATCACCCATCTCGCCCTGCTGCCCTCACTCATCAACCGGCTGGGCGAGATCGCCCCGGCGATCAATGTCGAGATAACGCACATCTCCGCCCAGACGCCGAAGATGCTCGAGTCCGGCGAAGCGGACCTGGCCGTGGGGTTCATGCCGCAGCTGGAGGCCGGCTTCTATCAGCAGAAGCTATTCGAGCAGCACTTCTCCTGCGTGGTGCGGCAAGACCATCCGCGTGTGCGCGCGCGGCTCACGCAGAACATGTTCAAGCGGGAGAGCCACGTCATCGTGACCGCCGTGGGTACGGGCCACAACCTGGTGGAGGAGGAGCTGGAGCGCATAGGCGTGCGCCGCAATGTCACGCTGCGGCTGCCGAATTTTCTTGGCATAGGCGCCCTGGTTTCCAACACCGACCTGATAGTGACGGTGCCGCACAGGGTCGCTGAAACACTGCGGCGCATTGCCGCAGTAAAGGTGCTGCCGCCACCGTTCGATCTGCCCGGCTTCCCCATCAAGCAGCATTGGCATGACCGCTACCAGCAAGACCCGGCCAACCGATGGTTGCGATCGGTTATCTCGGATCTCTTCCTGGAATCGTGA
- a CDS encoding FAD-dependent oxidoreductase: MKSTLVHEVARDTEVFGEFDVVVLGGGPAGIAAAAAAAQAGRRTLLVEHYGFLGGMGTAAGVTNFCGLHANVQGKIQQVVHGVADQLLERMRALGGLNEPHVIFGGKIAAQAYDNTALKVAADGLVIDSGAQLLFHASAVGVLMRSPHEIEALLIETKSGRRAVMGKVYIDCSGDGDLAAHAGAPFEKGTDSEGMLYPSTMFRVNGVDPERAGDAWNHFGRWMEAAERDGRRFPRKTPIIRPQKNPMEWRANVTQLANPDGSPVDGTDARQLSWAEVEGRRQIVDFFQFLRSSAPGFENAYILEIAPQVGVRETRRIVGEYQLTEEDVLQCVDFDDSIGVNGWPIEAHVAGDVLFKWQDIPRVRGFNHLPYRMLLPQRIDNLLVAGRCASMTHMGQSAARVSGACFVMGQAAGTAAALSLAAGCRPRDLGTQALQQRLAQDGAELGRGG; encoded by the coding sequence ATGAAATCGACCCTTGTCCACGAGGTCGCACGCGACACGGAAGTGTTTGGAGAGTTCGACGTCGTAGTCCTTGGCGGCGGCCCCGCCGGCATAGCGGCTGCCGCCGCTGCGGCCCAGGCTGGGCGCCGCACTCTGCTGGTCGAGCACTACGGCTTTCTTGGCGGCATGGGGACTGCGGCGGGCGTGACCAACTTCTGTGGCTTGCATGCCAACGTGCAGGGCAAGATCCAGCAGGTCGTGCATGGTGTGGCCGATCAGTTGCTGGAGCGCATGCGCGCGCTTGGCGGCCTGAACGAGCCGCACGTGATATTTGGCGGCAAGATCGCGGCGCAGGCGTATGACAACACGGCACTGAAAGTGGCTGCCGACGGCCTGGTGATAGACAGCGGTGCGCAGTTGCTGTTCCATGCGTCGGCGGTGGGCGTGCTGATGCGCAGCCCCCACGAGATCGAGGCGCTGCTGATCGAGACAAAGTCCGGCCGGCGGGCCGTGATGGGCAAGGTCTACATCGACTGCTCGGGCGACGGTGACCTGGCCGCACACGCCGGGGCGCCATTCGAGAAGGGCACCGACAGCGAAGGCATGCTCTATCCGTCGACCATGTTTCGCGTCAACGGCGTTGACCCCGAGCGCGCGGGCGACGCCTGGAACCATTTCGGGCGCTGGATGGAAGCCGCCGAGCGCGATGGGCGGCGGTTCCCGCGCAAGACACCCATCATCCGCCCGCAGAAGAACCCGATGGAATGGCGCGCCAATGTCACGCAGCTCGCCAACCCGGACGGCTCGCCCGTGGATGGCACCGATGCCCGGCAACTGAGCTGGGCCGAGGTCGAGGGCCGGCGCCAGATCGTGGATTTCTTCCAGTTCCTCCGCAGCTCGGCGCCGGGTTTTGAGAACGCCTACATCCTTGAGATCGCGCCCCAGGTCGGCGTGCGCGAGACGCGCCGCATCGTCGGCGAATACCAGTTGACCGAAGAAGACGTCCTGCAGTGCGTCGACTTCGACGACAGCATTGGCGTCAATGGCTGGCCCATCGAAGCGCATGTGGCGGGCGATGTCTTGTTCAAGTGGCAGGACATCCCCCGCGTTCGCGGCTTCAACCATCTGCCCTATCGCATGCTGCTGCCGCAGCGGATCGACAACCTACTCGTGGCCGGGCGCTGCGCGTCGATGACGCACATGGGGCAATCCGCAGCGCGCGTGTCTGGTGCCTGCTTCGTCATGGGGCAGGCGGCGGGCACTGCAGCCGCACTGTCGCTGGCGGCCGGATGCCGCCCGCGCGACCTGGGCACCCAGGCATTGCAGCAACGCCTGGCGCAAGACGGCGCCGAGCTGGGCCGCGGCGGCTGA
- a CDS encoding alpha/beta hydrolase-fold protein yields MQLTTSLRAFLAALACAALAALTGCGGGGGGSSSAAPDSSGGRIVLADVKSAKTGYSYPIQIYIPPSYETGNASYPTIYALDGDAVFSGTLNRFSNLKNILQRRGTNAILVGIGGTARRQTDFNFPGAYAYHAFIAQELIPYVESQFRADTRKRMLSGLSSGGNFAASALFIEAPQNLVFTYFLSAEGAFWQQPDVIQTLEQQMFDAVAGKDLPVTLILARGAAGNTTNAVYVDELYKRIAARRYSGMNLVETTFPLGHVEMDNPSFEDAIARILG; encoded by the coding sequence ATGCAGCTCACCACATCACTCAGGGCCTTCCTGGCCGCGCTGGCCTGTGCCGCGCTGGCCGCATTGACCGGCTGCGGCGGGGGCGGCGGTGGCAGTTCCAGCGCGGCGCCAGACTCTTCGGGCGGGCGCATCGTGTTGGCGGACGTCAAATCCGCCAAGACCGGATACAGCTACCCCATCCAGATCTATATTCCGCCGTCCTACGAGACAGGGAATGCCTCGTATCCGACGATCTACGCGCTGGATGGCGACGCCGTCTTCTCCGGCACGCTGAATCGGTTCAGCAACCTCAAGAACATCCTGCAGCGGCGCGGAACCAATGCGATTCTGGTCGGCATTGGCGGGACGGCGCGACGGCAGACGGACTTCAACTTTCCCGGCGCATACGCATACCACGCGTTCATCGCGCAGGAACTGATCCCCTACGTGGAGTCGCAGTTCCGCGCCGACACCCGCAAGCGAATGCTGTCCGGCCTGTCCTCGGGAGGAAACTTTGCCGCCAGCGCGCTGTTCATCGAGGCGCCGCAGAACCTGGTCTTCACCTACTTCCTCTCCGCCGAAGGCGCCTTCTGGCAGCAACCCGATGTGATCCAGACCCTGGAACAGCAGATGTTCGATGCGGTAGCGGGCAAGGACCTCCCCGTTACGCTGATCCTGGCCCGCGGCGCGGCGGGAAACACCACAAACGCGGTGTATGTGGATGAGTTGTACAAGCGGATCGCGGCCCGGCGCTACTCCGGCATGAACCTGGTGGAGACCACCTTCCCGCTCGGCCACGTGGAGATGGACAACCCCTCGTTCGAAGACGCCATCGCGCGGATATTGGGTTAG
- a CDS encoding DUF3325 family protein has protein sequence MSAAWPLATGAFSAALAGFAALALAMDRHFEDSYGRGREPGRLRPWLRAGGSAALLLSLAASLSLAGLAQGWVLWCGVLTAGALAQALLLSYAPQRAPQCALLAGAVAAAALLRGWC, from the coding sequence ATGAGCGCCGCCTGGCCGCTGGCCACTGGCGCCTTCAGCGCCGCACTGGCCGGCTTTGCCGCGCTGGCGCTGGCCATGGACCGGCATTTTGAAGACAGCTACGGCCGTGGCCGCGAGCCCGGCCGCCTGCGCCCCTGGCTGCGCGCGGGCGGCAGCGCCGCGCTGCTGCTGTCGCTGGCCGCCAGCCTGTCACTGGCCGGCCTGGCGCAGGGCTGGGTGCTGTGGTGCGGCGTGCTCACCGCCGGTGCGCTGGCGCAGGCCCTGCTGCTGAGCTATGCGCCGCAGCGCGCGCCCCAATGCGCGCTGCTGGCCGGCGCGGTCGCCGCAGCGGCCTTGCTGCGGGGCTGGTGCTGA
- a CDS encoding DUF3649 domain-containing protein yields the protein MSHHAPPHPSPAAQQADASPSTRHRWLPVGGEGLRYRLGVAVRAVAAMGGGYGLSALSAAVLALYLPTTRAEAALTATMLAFVIYPCAVMWVFAARSAARAWLGLLLPAVVLGAMLLARYGFGGAA from the coding sequence ATGAGCCACCACGCCCCGCCCCATCCATCGCCCGCCGCGCAGCAGGCCGATGCCTCGCCCTCCACCCGGCACCGCTGGTTGCCGGTGGGCGGTGAGGGCCTGCGCTACCGGCTGGGCGTGGCGGTGCGCGCGGTGGCGGCGATGGGGGGCGGCTACGGGCTGTCGGCGCTGTCGGCGGCGGTGCTGGCGCTGTACCTGCCCACCACGCGCGCAGAAGCCGCGCTGACCGCGACCATGCTGGCCTTTGTCATCTACCCCTGCGCGGTGATGTGGGTGTTTGCGGCGCGCAGCGCGGCGCGCGCCTGGCTCGGGCTGCTGCTGCCGGCCGTGGTGCTGGGGGCCATGCTGCTGGCGCGCTACGGCTTTGGGGGCGCGGCATGA
- a CDS encoding DUF4198 domain-containing protein, producing MFKKSLLAVLLASAGLAQAHFVWLDPVAADGTAKAYFGEWADDVRETEAGYLKMITAPRAVAADGTQLPVTRHNDYLGFQAPAGADARLVGGFVSDKGVANLYQARSGRTETVARHPLELVPTQPGANTFTLLLAGKPLADKEVVLFGPPKWEKKFTTDKQGRVTLQTPWPGQYVAEIGHVDKEGAGTWEGKPHTQTRHVATLTFVVAP from the coding sequence ATGTTCAAGAAATCCCTGCTCGCCGTGCTGCTCGCCAGCGCCGGTTTGGCCCAGGCGCACTTTGTGTGGCTCGACCCCGTGGCCGCCGATGGCACGGCCAAGGCTTACTTCGGCGAATGGGCCGACGACGTGCGCGAGACCGAAGCCGGCTACCTGAAGATGATCACCGCGCCGCGCGCCGTTGCGGCCGACGGCACGCAGCTGCCGGTCACGCGCCACAACGACTACCTGGGCTTCCAGGCGCCGGCCGGTGCCGATGCGCGCCTGGTGGGCGGCTTTGTCAGCGACAAGGGCGTGGCCAACCTGTACCAGGCGCGCAGCGGCCGCACCGAGACGGTGGCGCGCCACCCGCTGGAGCTGGTGCCGACGCAGCCGGGCGCCAACACCTTCACCCTGCTGCTGGCCGGCAAGCCGCTGGCCGACAAGGAAGTGGTGCTGTTTGGCCCGCCCAAGTGGGAGAAGAAGTTCACCACCGACAAGCAAGGCCGCGTGACGCTGCAAACCCCCTGGCCCGGCCAGTACGTGGCAGAGATCGGCCACGTCGACAAGGAAGGCGCCGGCACTTGGGAAGGCAAGCCGCACACGCAAACCCGCCACGTCGCCACGCTCACTTTTGTAGTCGCGCCCTGA
- a CDS encoding TonB-dependent siderophore receptor gives MPLQLVSMSVVRRPLVFRAVAVAAALAAQSAGAQQDGASRSLPSVTVSAEQDRASTEGTERYNSTQATIGKTAAELREIPQSITVVTQQRMEDQNLRNVEDVLEQSIGYVSERFDSETAAYSSRGFAINNYLIDGVPAPGTAAAWDSVLFDRVELLRGPSALFSGVSSSGGAVNLVRKRPQEHFQASAAVQLGSWSTKRVEADVTGPLNKEGTVLGRVSAAKQEGGTYQTGAQRDRYALAGALDFRLTSATSLLVGAHAQKVDGWLTGGLPSYTTGALIDVPRSTWLGADWNRSAQDEKYLFAELTHRFADDWRGRLQWSRYQNDQSTNYLYLPNGQVTPTNGVVGLMLWFNQNRIEQDSLDANLSGSFSALGRQHDVVVGADWRRNQTASVSGRYANYVYQDVYAPDHAAVPYPDRPPTAQSEAETSQHGLYGQTRLRLADPLTLVLGGRLSWYDTKSRSLMPTTGAWTTNKVDQQFSPYAGLTYALTPQISAYASYSDAFTPQTQLAFGGGVLKPIVGKQLEAGLKGEFLDRSLSASAAVYRIREVNRAQADPINTGFSVAQGEVESRGVELEVSGRITRQWNVYGGYAYNQNRYLRDATSGGLPLNALTPKHSAKLWSQYRFNEGLLDGLGLGLGVNAYGSASGGNAATNTHRPGFGIVNAAISYRIDPRWLVALNINNLTDKVYWQRVYTTGRSNFYGEPRNASVTVRALF, from the coding sequence ATGCCCTTGCAGCTCGTCTCCATGTCGGTCGTCCGCCGCCCTCTCGTTTTCCGTGCCGTCGCCGTTGCCGCCGCGCTGGCCGCCCAGTCCGCTGGCGCCCAGCAGGACGGCGCCAGCCGCAGCCTGCCCTCGGTCACCGTCAGCGCCGAGCAGGACCGCGCCAGCACCGAAGGCACCGAGCGCTACAACAGCACGCAGGCCACCATCGGCAAGACGGCGGCCGAGCTGCGCGAGATCCCGCAGTCGATCACGGTGGTGACGCAGCAGCGCATGGAGGACCAGAATCTGCGCAATGTGGAAGACGTGCTGGAGCAAAGCATCGGCTACGTGTCTGAGCGTTTCGACAGCGAGACGGCGGCCTATTCCTCGCGCGGCTTCGCCATCAACAACTACCTGATCGACGGCGTGCCCGCACCCGGCACGGCCGCGGCCTGGGACTCGGTGCTGTTCGACCGCGTCGAGCTGCTGCGCGGCCCTTCGGCGCTGTTCAGCGGCGTGTCCAGTTCGGGCGGCGCGGTCAACCTGGTGCGCAAGCGCCCGCAAGAGCACTTCCAGGCGAGCGCTGCGGTGCAACTGGGCAGCTGGTCGACCAAGCGGGTCGAGGCCGACGTGACCGGGCCGCTCAACAAAGAGGGCACGGTGCTGGGCCGTGTGTCGGCCGCCAAGCAAGAGGGCGGCACCTACCAGACCGGTGCCCAGCGCGACCGCTATGCGCTGGCCGGCGCGCTCGACTTCCGGCTCACGTCTGCCACCAGCCTGCTGGTGGGCGCGCATGCGCAGAAGGTCGACGGTTGGCTGACCGGCGGCCTGCCCTCGTACACCACCGGCGCGCTGATCGACGTGCCGCGCTCGACCTGGCTTGGCGCCGACTGGAACCGCTCTGCGCAGGACGAGAAATACCTGTTCGCCGAGCTGACGCACCGCTTCGCAGACGACTGGCGCGGCCGCCTGCAATGGAGCCGCTACCAGAACGACCAGTCCACCAACTACCTCTACCTGCCCAATGGCCAGGTCACGCCCACCAATGGCGTGGTGGGCCTGATGCTGTGGTTCAACCAGAACCGGATCGAGCAGGACAGCCTGGACGCGAATCTGAGCGGCAGCTTCTCAGCCCTCGGCCGCCAGCACGACGTGGTGGTAGGCGCGGATTGGCGGCGCAACCAGACGGCGAGTGTCTCTGGGCGCTATGCCAACTACGTCTACCAGGATGTCTACGCGCCGGATCACGCGGCCGTGCCCTATCCCGACCGGCCGCCCACGGCGCAGTCGGAGGCCGAGACCTCGCAGCACGGCCTGTACGGCCAGACCCGGCTGCGCCTGGCGGATCCGCTGACGCTGGTGCTGGGCGGGCGGCTCAGCTGGTATGACACCAAGAGCCGCTCGCTGATGCCCACCACCGGCGCCTGGACCACCAACAAGGTCGACCAGCAGTTCAGCCCCTATGCCGGCCTGACCTATGCGCTCACGCCGCAGATATCGGCCTATGCCAGCTACAGCGACGCCTTCACGCCGCAGACCCAGCTTGCGTTTGGCGGCGGTGTGCTCAAGCCCATCGTCGGCAAGCAGCTGGAGGCCGGCTTGAAGGGCGAATTCTTGGACCGCAGCCTGAGCGCCTCGGCCGCCGTCTACCGCATACGCGAAGTCAACCGCGCGCAGGCCGACCCGATCAACACCGGCTTCTCCGTGGCCCAGGGCGAGGTAGAGAGCCGGGGCGTGGAGCTGGAGGTGTCAGGCCGCATCACGCGCCAGTGGAACGTCTACGGCGGCTACGCCTACAACCAGAACCGCTACCTGCGCGATGCCACCAGCGGCGGCCTGCCGCTCAATGCGCTCACGCCCAAGCACTCGGCCAAGCTGTGGTCGCAGTACCGCTTCAATGAAGGCCTGCTGGATGGCCTGGGGCTTGGCCTGGGCGTCAACGCCTACGGCAGCGCCAGTGGCGGCAATGCGGCCACCAACACGCACCGGCCGGGCTTTGGCATCGTCAACGCCGCCATCTCCTACCGCATCGACCCGCGCTGGTTGGTGGCGCTCAACATCAACAATCTGACCGACAAGGTGTACTGGCAGCGCGTCTACACCACCGGCCGCAGCAACTTCTACGGTGAGCCGCGCAATGCGTCGGTGACCGTGCGCGCGCTGTTCTAA
- a CDS encoding tripartite tricarboxylate transporter substrate binding protein — protein sequence MKRSLLAGLCLLAALTTATAQEWPTKPVRIIAPFAPASTPDTLARVLAQKLQTRLKQPFVVDNKPGAGGMLGTDAVAKAAPDGYTLGLSVVGPLVNNTQLYKKMPYAPERDLAPITVAVTQPSLLVVRSDSPAHNLAELMAELKKNPGKFNYSSIGNGSLSHLTMALIALKSGTDIIHVPYAGSSQAMLAVMSGDVQMAILPALSVLPQVNAGKLRVIAASTARRSSLLPDVPTLKEQGLADVDAGAWIGVVAPAAVPKPLQQRIYQEIAAVLKDPEVVQTLRGQMMEVVASPPEDFAAFMQEERERWTPVIVKNKITLD from the coding sequence ATGAAACGCAGCCTATTGGCGGGCCTGTGCCTGCTCGCTGCCCTGACCACCGCCACGGCGCAGGAGTGGCCCACCAAGCCGGTCCGGATCATTGCGCCGTTTGCGCCCGCATCGACACCCGACACCTTGGCCAGAGTGCTGGCGCAGAAGCTGCAGACGCGGCTGAAGCAGCCCTTCGTCGTCGACAACAAACCAGGCGCGGGCGGCATGCTGGGGACCGATGCCGTGGCCAAGGCGGCGCCAGACGGCTACACGCTCGGCCTCAGCGTAGTGGGGCCGCTGGTCAACAACACCCAGCTGTACAAGAAGATGCCCTATGCGCCAGAGCGGGACCTGGCGCCCATCACGGTGGCCGTGACCCAGCCAAGCCTGCTGGTGGTGCGCAGTGATTCGCCTGCGCACAACCTGGCGGAGTTGATGGCCGAGCTGAAGAAGAACCCTGGCAAGTTCAACTACTCCTCCATCGGCAATGGATCGCTGTCGCATCTGACGATGGCATTGATCGCGCTCAAGAGCGGCACCGACATCATCCACGTGCCCTACGCGGGCTCAAGCCAGGCCATGCTCGCCGTGATGTCTGGCGATGTCCAGATGGCCATCCTTCCCGCCCTGTCGGTGCTGCCCCAGGTAAACGCCGGCAAGCTGCGCGTCATTGCCGCCAGCACGGCGCGGCGCTCAAGCCTGTTGCCCGATGTGCCCACGCTCAAGGAGCAAGGCCTGGCCGACGTCGATGCCGGCGCCTGGATCGGTGTGGTGGCGCCAGCCGCCGTGCCCAAGCCGCTGCAGCAGCGCATCTACCAGGAAATCGCGGCGGTTCTCAAAGACCCGGAGGTGGTCCAGACCTTGCGCGGGCAGATGATGGAGGTAGTGGCGAGCCCGCCCGAAGACTTCGCCGCGTTCATGCAGGAAGAGCGCGAGCGCTGGACGCCGGTCATCGTCAAGAACAAGATCACGCTGGATTGA
- a CDS encoding PepSY-associated TM helix domain-containing protein: protein MKEGFRQSMAWLHTWSGLLVGWVLFLVFAAGTATYFKDEITFWMKPERHRASLVLPPQAQSAEAAVATLQQRAPQSPRWFINLPSEREPSVNVSWTKPPPPPGEPPAKGRRARFDSAELDAATGQVLQAPRETRGGEFIYRLHFDLHYMPAIWARWIVGFCAMFMLVAILSGIVTHKRIFKDFFTFRPRKGQRSWLDAHNATAVLALPYHLMITYTGLVTLMFMYMPWGPQVAYKGDQNAFFAEVFPATSARNAKPAGTPAPLTAIAPLVTQAQAHWGGAPVGRITVNHPNDANATISLQRQDGHGMSASQPSMLFDGSSGRLLSTAGDVEGAAVQTRGVLYGLHMARFSSPLLRGLFFLSGLAGCAMVATGLLLWAVKERQKYAKALKHGGRISFGLRLVDGLNIGAIAGVPMAMAAYFWANRLLPVGLAGRPEAEIRCFFAAWGIAAVAGLAWPARRMWQVQLAVGGALFAGVPLLNAFTTDTALFVAARAGLWRVAGFDLVCLGLGLALLATAWWVGRRKPGKAAAKAVAKPAVRPAEVRT from the coding sequence ATGAAAGAAGGTTTTCGCCAGTCCATGGCCTGGCTGCACACCTGGAGCGGCCTGCTGGTCGGCTGGGTGCTGTTCCTGGTGTTTGCGGCCGGCACCGCCACCTACTTCAAGGACGAGATCACGTTCTGGATGAAGCCCGAGCGGCACCGCGCCAGCCTGGTGCTGCCGCCGCAGGCGCAATCGGCCGAGGCGGCCGTGGCCACGCTGCAGCAGCGCGCGCCGCAAAGCCCGCGCTGGTTCATCAACCTGCCGAGCGAGCGCGAGCCCTCGGTGAACGTGAGCTGGACCAAGCCGCCCCCGCCGCCCGGCGAGCCGCCGGCCAAGGGGCGCCGCGCCCGCTTCGACAGCGCCGAGCTGGACGCGGCCACCGGCCAGGTATTGCAAGCCCCGCGCGAGACGCGCGGCGGCGAGTTCATCTACCGCCTGCACTTCGACCTGCACTACATGCCGGCGATCTGGGCGCGCTGGATCGTCGGCTTTTGCGCCATGTTCATGCTGGTGGCGATCCTCTCGGGCATCGTCACGCACAAGCGCATCTTCAAGGACTTCTTCACCTTCCGCCCCAGGAAGGGCCAGCGCAGCTGGCTGGACGCGCACAACGCCACCGCGGTGCTGGCGCTGCCCTACCACCTGATGATCACCTACACCGGCCTGGTCACCCTCATGTTCATGTACATGCCCTGGGGCCCGCAGGTGGCCTACAAGGGCGACCAGAACGCCTTCTTTGCCGAGGTCTTTCCCGCTACCTCTGCGCGCAACGCCAAGCCTGCGGGCACGCCCGCGCCGCTCACGGCGATCGCGCCGCTGGTCACGCAGGCGCAGGCCCATTGGGGCGGCGCGCCGGTCGGGCGCATCACCGTCAACCACCCGAATGACGCCAACGCCACCATCAGCCTGCAGCGCCAGGACGGGCACGGCATGTCCGCCAGCCAGCCGTCCATGCTGTTCGATGGCAGCAGCGGCCGGCTGCTGTCCACCGCCGGCGACGTCGAAGGCGCGGCGGTGCAGACGCGCGGCGTGCTCTATGGGCTGCACATGGCGCGCTTCTCCAGCCCGCTGCTGCGCGGCCTGTTCTTTCTGAGCGGGCTGGCCGGCTGCGCCATGGTGGCCACCGGCCTGCTGCTGTGGGCCGTGAAAGAGCGGCAGAAGTACGCCAAGGCGCTGAAGCACGGCGGGCGCATCAGCTTCGGGCTGCGCCTGGTGGATGGCCTGAACATCGGCGCCATCGCCGGCGTGCCTATGGCCATGGCGGCCTACTTCTGGGCCAACCGCCTGCTGCCCGTGGGCCTGGCCGGCCGGCCAGAGGCCGAGATCCGCTGCTTCTTCGCCGCCTGGGGCATCGCTGCCGTGGCCGGCCTGGCCTGGCCGGCCAGGCGCATGTGGCAGGTGCAGCTGGCCGTGGGCGGCGCGCTGTTTGCGGGCGTGCCGCTGCTCAATGCCTTCACTACCGACACGGCGCTGTTCGTGGCGGCGCGCGCGGGGCTGTGGCGCGTGGCGGGCTTTGACCTGGTCTGCCTGGGGCTGGGCCTGGCGCTGCTGGCAACGGCCTGGTGGGTGGGGCGGCGCAAGCCGGGCAAGGCGGCAGCCAAAGCGGTGGCCAAGCCTGCCGTGCGCCCCGCCGAGGTGAGGACATGA